The following coding sequences are from one Aerosakkonema funiforme FACHB-1375 window:
- a CDS encoding tetratricopeptide repeat protein → CAVTIFRRRSREYAFISFDYNNHILLYLFTAGTAVSLAMEQEFYNRGIDKFRQGDISGAIHEFNRVLRINPQFGDAYYQRGLAKFDSQDIQGAIEDYDRALQIDPNNIEAYFGRSLARLALGNIEAAIADADRLLKINPNYAPGYNLRATACRKLGNIQAAIANYKKAAEIYLEQKDVAKCRQCLDNIRQLQPPNPANQNPNHTNTQFNAEDFIERAYQKGISGQYGAAIEDFDWLLQLNYQDDRLYYKRGLMHSKLGYHLRAIDDFDRALSIKPNLAEAYYHRGIARTGFGDKFNAIADFELAANLFQKRGDSANYQKALDEKIKTETYLTKAKETLKAKTDLFQVKIKRREGGTPVIDVLFNNRHAFEMLLDTGASHTTITPQMAATLNVVTVGIERAVIANGQLIESLMGNVGSIAVGGIVVHNLLIAIGAIPLLGQNFFGNYDLTIKQDVIEFRVRSKTQASTSEKFTENPRGKVSNELQSKLLTLVGGNWATAERLIEQEKQKNPGKSENWYWEKVIYDLERDRGVY, encoded by the coding sequence AATGTGCTGTTACTATTTTTCGCCGCAGATCGAGGGAATATGCTTTCATTAGCTTTGACTACAACAATCATATCTTATTGTACCTCTTTACAGCGGGAACCGCTGTATCTCTGGCAATGGAGCAAGAATTTTACAATCGAGGTATAGACAAGTTTCGTCAGGGCGACATCTCCGGAGCAATTCACGAATTTAATCGAGTTTTGCGAATAAATCCGCAGTTTGGTGACGCCTACTATCAACGGGGTTTAGCAAAGTTTGATTCCCAAGATATACAGGGTGCAATTGAAGATTACGATCGCGCTTTGCAAATCGATCCTAATAATATAGAAGCTTACTTCGGGCGAAGTCTAGCTCGCTTAGCTTTGGGAAATATTGAAGCAGCAATAGCAGATGCCGATCGCTTACTAAAAATAAATCCAAACTATGCACCAGGTTACAATCTGAGAGCAACTGCTTGCCGGAAATTGGGCAATATACAAGCCGCGATCGCTAACTATAAAAAAGCCGCAGAAATCTACCTAGAACAAAAAGATGTGGCTAAATGCCGTCAGTGTCTAGATAATATTCGCCAGTTACAGCCGCCAAATCCTGCTAATCAAAATCCCAATCACACTAATACTCAATTTAATGCGGAAGATTTTATTGAGCGAGCATATCAAAAAGGAATTTCGGGACAGTACGGTGCAGCAATTGAGGATTTTGATTGGTTGCTGCAACTTAATTATCAAGACGATCGACTTTACTACAAACGAGGTTTGATGCACTCAAAACTCGGATATCATTTACGAGCAATTGATGATTTCGATCGAGCCTTAAGCATTAAACCAAACTTAGCAGAAGCTTATTATCATAGAGGAATTGCTCGTACTGGTTTTGGAGATAAATTTAATGCGATCGCAGATTTTGAACTAGCCGCAAATCTATTTCAAAAAAGAGGAGATTCTGCTAATTATCAAAAAGCTTTAGATGAAAAAATAAAAACCGAAACTTATTTGACAAAAGCGAAAGAAACCTTAAAAGCAAAGACAGATTTATTTCAAGTTAAAATCAAACGTCGCGAAGGTGGAACGCCAGTAATTGATGTGTTATTCAACAATCGGCACGCTTTTGAAATGCTTTTAGATACTGGCGCTTCCCACACCACAATAACCCCACAAATGGCAGCGACATTAAATGTAGTTACTGTTGGGATAGAAAGAGCAGTCATCGCCAACGGACAATTAATTGAATCGCTCATGGGAAATGTAGGTTCAATTGCCGTTGGTGGGATTGTAGTGCATAACTTATTAATAGCTATTGGCGCAATTCCACTTTTGGGACAAAACTTTTTTGGGAACTACGATTTAACTATTAAGCAAGATGTAATCGAATTTCGAGTTAGGTCAAAAACTCAAGCTAGCACCTCAGAAAAATTTACAGAGAATCCCAGAGGCAAAGTTAGCAACGAATTGCAAAGTAAACTACTCACTTTAGTAGGAGGAAATTGGGCTACTGCTGAGCGGTTAATTGAACAAGAAAAGCAAAAAAATCCAGGTAAGTCAGAAAATTGGTATTGGGAAAAAGTGATTTACGATTTAGAACGCGATCGCGGAGTTTATTAA